From the Malaclemys terrapin pileata isolate rMalTer1 chromosome 13, rMalTer1.hap1, whole genome shotgun sequence genome, one window contains:
- the HSD17B8 gene encoding (3R)-3-hydroxyacyl-CoA dehydrogenase: MAAPLRLRSTLALVTGGGSGIGRAVCARLAEEGALVAVADQNEAGAAETVRGLPRGEPGQEHEAFGVDVSSAQSVGELMARIQARFSAPPRVCVSCAGITMDEFLLKQTEAAFDKVLQVNLKGTFLVTQAVARGLVESGAPGGSIINMGSIVGKVGNLGQVSYAASKAGVEGLTKTAAKELARFGIRCNVVLPGFITTPMTDKVPPKVLQKFAGMVPLGRLGDPKEVADVCVFLASDESRYITGASVEVTGGLFL, encoded by the exons atGGCGGCCCCTCTGCGGCTCCGCTCCACGCTGGCCCTGGTGACAG GCGGGGGCAGCGGCATTGGCCGCGCTGTCTGTGCCCGGCTGGCTGAGGAGGGGGCGCTGGTGGCCGTGGCCGACCAGAATGAAGCGGGGGCTGCGGAGACAGTGCGGGGGCTGCCACGGGGGGAGCCCGGCCAGGAGCATGAGGCGTTCGGGGTGGACGTCAGCTCAGCCCAGAGCGTGGGGGAGCTCATGGCTCGGATCCAG GCCCGGTTCTCCGCCCCGCCCCGGGTCTGCGTGAGCTGCGCCGGAATCACCATGGACGAGTTCCTGCTCAAGCAGACAGAGGCGGCGTTCGACAAGGTGCTCCAAGTCAACCTCAAG ggaacCTTCCTGGTCACCCAGGCTGTGGCACGTGGGCTGgtggagagcggagccccagggGGGTCCATCATCAACATGGGCAGCATCGTGGGCAAG GTGGGGAACCTGGGGCAGGTGAGCTACGCAGCATCCAAGGCTGGCGTGGAGGGGCTGACCAAGACCGCTGCCAAAGAGCTggccag GTTCGGGATCCGCTGTAACGTGGTGCTTCCCGGGTTCATCACCACCCCCATGACGGACAAGGTGCCTCCCAAAGTGCTGCAGAAG TTTGCAGGGATGGTGCCGTTGGGACGACTCGGGGACCCCAAAG AGGTCGCTGACGTCTGCGTCTTCCTGGCCTCAGACGAGAGTCGCTACATAACAGGGGCCAGTGTGGAGGTGACAG